A genomic segment from Synergistaceae bacterium encodes:
- a CDS encoding FAD-dependent oxidoreductase encodes MYKFLILGAGPAGLAFAHRLTHNGEKNFLLLEANNEAGGLCRSINVDGSELDIGGGHILDVRRPEVVKFLFSFMPRSEWNYFIRDTIINFHGKNISHPFEANIWQLDIESQVNFLCSIAKAGCVTGKTKPEKFCDWITWKLGEEIAREYMLPYNEKMFGDELDNLGTYWLEKLPDVSFEDTLRSCLDKKAYAKQPGHAEYFYPVKYGYGELWRRMAKALNDKILYNQHVYSINFDSRVIKTLEGGNFQADIIINTIPYKEFRELDGMPDTLRESINELKHSSIAINYFPEKLNTSAQWIYCPDRNINYHRIFVRHNVLLGSKGYWTETNAARLTPGEKVLYVNKYAYPLNTLRKPEIMSELLSWCRRKNFYGLGRWGEHQHYNSDLVVELAIKLADKFL; translated from the coding sequence ATGTATAAATTTTTAATTCTCGGTGCAGGTCCTGCGGGGCTTGCCTTTGCTCATAGATTAACACACAACGGCGAGAAAAATTTTTTGCTCCTTGAGGCAAATAACGAAGCAGGCGGCTTGTGCAGGTCTATTAACGTTGACGGCTCAGAGCTTGATATTGGCGGAGGTCATATTTTGGATGTCAGACGGCCGGAAGTAGTAAAATTTTTGTTCTCGTTTATGCCGCGTTCAGAATGGAATTATTTTATTCGCGACACAATAATAAATTTTCACGGAAAAAATATATCTCACCCGTTCGAGGCTAATATTTGGCAGCTAGATATTGAGAGTCAAGTAAATTTTTTGTGTTCGATCGCTAAAGCCGGTTGTGTTACTGGGAAAACTAAGCCCGAAAAATTTTGTGATTGGATTACATGGAAGCTCGGCGAAGAAATTGCGCGTGAATATATGCTCCCTTACAATGAAAAAATGTTTGGTGATGAGCTTGATAATTTGGGCACTTATTGGCTTGAAAAATTGCCTGATGTCAGCTTTGAAGACACGTTAAGATCCTGTCTCGATAAGAAAGCCTACGCAAAGCAGCCCGGCCACGCAGAATATTTTTATCCGGTCAAATACGGTTACGGGGAATTATGGCGGAGAATGGCCAAAGCTCTTAATGATAAAATTTTGTATAATCAGCATGTTTACTCGATAAATTTTGATTCGCGCGTAATAAAGACTCTTGAGGGCGGAAATTTTCAGGCCGATATAATAATTAACACGATCCCGTATAAAGAATTTCGCGAGCTTGACGGAATGCCGGACACTTTGCGCGAGTCTATTAACGAATTAAAGCATAGTTCAATCGCGATAAATTATTTTCCGGAAAAATTAAATACTTCAGCACAATGGATTTATTGTCCGGATAGAAATATTAATTATCACAGAATTTTTGTGCGTCATAACGTCTTGCTTGGGAGTAAAGGCTATTGGACGGAGACTAATGCAGCAAGATTAACGCCCGGCGAAAAAGTTTTATACGTAAATAAATATGCTTATCCCCTCAACACCTTGCGCAAGCCCGAAATAATGAGCGAGTTATTAAGCTGGTGCAGGAGAAAAAATTTTTACGGTCTTGGCCGCTGGGGTGAACATCAGCATTATAACTCTGATTTGGTTGTCGAGCTTGCAATAAAACTTGCTGATAAATTTTTATAG
- the glf gene encoding UDP-galactopyranose mutase: MYNYLIVGSGLFGSVFAHEALKHSKSVLVVEKRPHAGGNVYTENIDGIHVHSYGAHIFHTNNKRVWDYVNNFAAFNRYTHSVLANYNGEIYSLPFNMYTFNKIWGVNTPDQARAKIESQRTNITNPQNLEEQAINLVGPDIYEKLIKGYTQKQWGRPCNELPAFIIKRLPVRFIYDNNYFNALYQGIPINGYTEIINNLLEGCEIILNCDYCQHKARFNSLAEKIIFTGPIDSYFDYKLGALEYRTSRFEQEILTHTNNFQGHSVINYTDSNTPYTRIIEHKHFYPGLETNSTVITREFSTEWKPGDEPYYPVNDEKNNALYKSYCGLAREQANNIIFGGRLGEYKYYDMDQIVLKALELADKEL; this comes from the coding sequence TTGTATAATTACTTGATTGTCGGTTCTGGTCTGTTTGGCTCTGTGTTCGCTCATGAGGCGTTAAAGCATTCTAAATCGGTGCTTGTCGTCGAAAAACGTCCTCACGCGGGCGGCAATGTCTATACAGAAAATATTGACGGGATTCACGTGCATTCATACGGTGCGCACATCTTTCACACGAACAATAAACGGGTCTGGGACTATGTGAATAATTTTGCAGCTTTCAATAGATACACTCATTCAGTACTCGCAAATTACAACGGTGAAATTTATTCTTTGCCGTTCAACATGTACACGTTTAATAAAATCTGGGGAGTCAACACACCCGATCAGGCTAGAGCCAAAATCGAGTCCCAGCGTACAAATATAACTAATCCGCAAAATCTCGAAGAACAAGCAATAAACCTCGTCGGCCCTGACATTTACGAAAAATTAATCAAAGGCTACACACAAAAGCAATGGGGACGGCCTTGTAACGAACTCCCGGCATTTATAATTAAGCGTCTTCCGGTGAGATTCATTTACGACAACAATTATTTTAACGCGCTCTATCAGGGAATCCCCATAAACGGCTACACGGAAATAATTAATAATTTGCTAGAAGGCTGCGAAATAATATTAAATTGCGATTACTGCCAACACAAAGCAAGATTTAATTCACTCGCAGAAAAAATTATTTTCACCGGCCCGATAGACTCATATTTTGATTATAAACTCGGTGCGCTAGAGTACAGGACTTCAAGATTTGAGCAGGAAATATTAACGCATACAAATAATTTTCAGGGGCATAGCGTCATAAATTACACTGACAGCAACACCCCTTACACGCGCATAATCGAACACAAACATTTTTATCCGGGCTTAGAGACAAACTCAACAGTCATAACCCGCGAATTTAGCACAGAATGGAAGCCCGGCGACGAACCTTATTATCCCGTTAATGACGAGAAAAATAACGCGCTCTACAAATCATATTGCGGACTTGCACGCGAACAAGCAAATAATATTATATTCGGAGGCAGACTAGGCGAATACAAATATTATGACATGGATCAAATAGTGTTAAAGGCTCTCGAACTCGCTGACAAAGAACTATAA